The proteins below are encoded in one region of Sphingobium yanoikuyae:
- a CDS encoding ArdC-like ssDNA-binding domain-containing protein: MFMRCVKIFEACHIFLSMGSLFLASPPLADHALWRPGAFETALPNSSHIGRSLTHCSLLGCWLLAAASAAAPAPSLALRPCGCSPPYGHGPAVRLLAAHPRHSGGRCWRGRRKDMGTGNGSLYDDVTQHIIAQLEEGRLPWVQPWDTSLTVIGLLRNAATGRCYSGINILILLDRLSSGAMARRAGSPIGRRRRWAAMSARAR; the protein is encoded by the coding sequence ATGTTCATGAGGTGCGTGAAAATATTTGAAGCCTGTCATATTTTTCTGTCGATGGGATCTTTATTTTTGGCGTCTCCGCCTCTGGCGGACCACGCCCTATGGCGCCCTGGCGCCTTCGAGACGGCTTTGCCTAACTCGTCCCATATAGGTCGGTCGCTGACGCATTGCAGCCTTTTGGGCTGCTGGCTGCTGGCTGCTGCCAGCGCGGCTGCACCGGCTCCTTCTCTTGCGTTGCGGCCCTGCGGGTGCAGCCCGCCTTATGGGCACGGGCCTGCCGTGCGGCTCCTTGCCGCCCATCCCCGCCATTCCGGCGGCCGGTGCTGGAGAGGCAGGAGAAAGGACATGGGTACGGGTAATGGATCGCTCTATGACGATGTGACGCAGCATATCATCGCACAGCTGGAAGAGGGACGGCTGCCATGGGTGCAGCCCTGGGACACGAGCCTCACTGTCATAGGGCTTCTCCGCAATGCGGCAACGGGCCGCTGCTATTCAGGCATCAATATCCTGATCCTGTTGGACCGTCTGTCGAGCGGGGCTATGGCGCGCAGAGCTGGATCGCCTATCGGCAGGCGCAGGCGCTGGGCGGCAATGTCCGCAAGGGCGAGGTAG
- a CDS encoding alpha-N-arabinofuranosidase: MIKRSILSIGLLATAIMTPHASVMAQESPAAATILNVSATLHADQPGATIDRRIFSQFAEHLGYGIYGGIWVGPEAKIPNTRGYRNDVVAALKHLNVPLVRWPGGCFADEYHWREGIGPRGKRPVKINTHWGGVAEPNSFGTHEFMDFAELIGAEAYVSGNVGNGSPAEMAEWVEYMTAPAGTLAQERAKNGRKEPWKLPMFGIGNELWGCGGNMRAEYAADVTRRYATFVKAPRGTKILKIASGANSRDYDWTDVMMRVAGKSIDGIGLHYYTHPTRGKVKGSATQFTETDYARTLASTLVMEELLEKHGAIMDRYDPEKRVNLAVDEWGIWTDVEPGTNPGFLYQQNSMRDAIIAALNINLFARHADRVRMTNIAQMVNVLQAMILTRDDKMVLTPTYHVFDMYKPFQDATFLPLELASPWYSRDQWAMPALSAAAVRDSAGIVHIALTNTDPNRPMTVTAKLEGVTASMVEGRILTAPSVQSHNDFGSPDVVRPVPFSGATLSQGALTVTLPEHSVVMLTLGQVTRN; the protein is encoded by the coding sequence ATGATCAAGCGCTCCATATTGTCCATCGGGTTGCTGGCGACGGCGATCATGACGCCGCATGCATCAGTAATGGCGCAGGAAAGTCCGGCAGCCGCCACGATCCTGAACGTGTCGGCGACGCTTCATGCCGACCAGCCCGGTGCGACAATAGATCGTAGGATATTCAGTCAATTTGCCGAACATCTGGGTTATGGCATTTATGGTGGCATCTGGGTCGGTCCGGAAGCGAAAATCCCGAACACGCGGGGCTATCGCAATGATGTGGTCGCCGCCCTGAAGCATTTGAACGTGCCGCTGGTGCGTTGGCCGGGCGGCTGCTTTGCCGATGAATATCATTGGCGCGAGGGGATCGGCCCGCGTGGCAAGCGTCCGGTCAAGATCAACACCCATTGGGGCGGCGTCGCGGAACCCAATAGCTTTGGCACGCATGAGTTCATGGATTTCGCCGAACTGATCGGCGCGGAAGCCTATGTGTCGGGCAATGTCGGCAATGGATCACCGGCGGAAATGGCGGAGTGGGTCGAATATATGACCGCGCCGGCCGGTACGCTGGCGCAGGAACGCGCGAAGAACGGCCGCAAGGAGCCCTGGAAACTTCCGATGTTCGGTATCGGCAACGAACTGTGGGGATGCGGCGGTAACATGCGCGCCGAATATGCGGCTGACGTCACACGCCGTTACGCGACCTTCGTGAAAGCACCGCGTGGCACGAAGATCCTCAAGATCGCGAGCGGGGCGAACAGCCGCGATTATGATTGGACCGACGTGATGATGCGCGTCGCCGGCAAGTCGATCGACGGTATCGGCCTGCATTATTACACGCACCCCACGCGCGGCAAGGTGAAGGGATCGGCGACCCAGTTCACCGAAACGGACTATGCCCGCACGCTTGCTAGCACCCTGGTCATGGAGGAACTGCTGGAAAAGCATGGCGCGATCATGGACAGATATGATCCCGAAAAGCGCGTCAACCTGGCGGTGGACGAATGGGGCATCTGGACCGATGTTGAACCCGGCACCAATCCCGGATTCCTCTATCAGCAGAATAGTATGCGGGATGCGATCATCGCCGCGCTCAACATCAACCTGTTCGCCCGCCATGCCGACCGGGTGCGCATGACCAACATCGCCCAGATGGTGAATGTGCTCCAGGCCATGATCCTGACCCGCGACGACAAGATGGTGCTGACGCCCACCTATCATGTGTTCGACATGTACAAGCCCTTCCAGGATGCGACCTTCCTGCCCTTGGAATTGGCATCCCCCTGGTACAGCAGGGATCAATGGGCGATGCCTGCGCTCAGCGCAGCGGCGGTGCGCGACAGCGCAGGCATTGTGCATATCGCCCTTACCAACACCGACCCCAATCGACCGATGACAGTGACCGCGAAACTGGAGGGGGTAACCGCCTCTATGGTCGAGGGGCGTATCCTGACCGCGCCGAGTGTCCAGTCGCACAATGATTTCGGATCGCCCGATGTGGTGAGGCCTGTCCCGTTCAGTGGCGCGACCCTCTCGCAAGGCGCTCTGACCGTGACATTGCCCGAGCACAGTGTGGTGATGCTCACGCTGGGGCAGGTCACGCGCAATTGA